The genomic DNA GGCCGCCCGGGGCCGGGATGAGGCCCGGCTCCCATAGCGGCGCCCTGTTGCGGCGCCGGGCGGGCGCGCTCATCCGACGGTCAGGTGGGTGCCGGGGCGGCCCGGGCGGCGTCCGTGGACCGTGGGTGTGTAGGCGTCCTGGCGGGTCGCCACGTAGCCGGACGGCTTCTCACGGGTCTTGACGCGGTACATGGCCATATCCGCGCCGCGCAGGAGGCGGGAGGCACTGGCCGTGTCGGGCAGGTCGACGGCGCGGGCGGCGCCGATGGACACGGCCGGGCGCAGGGTCTGCCCGTCATGGTCGACGGGCTGAGCCAGCAGCTCGCGCAGCACCGCGATTTCCCGGACTGTCGCAGCGGGTGGCAGGAACAGGGCCGCTGCGAATTCGTCGCCTCCGAGCCGTGCGGCGAGTCCGCCGCGGACGGCTGCCCATGCCCCGATGCGGTGTCCGATGGCCGCGATGAGGGTGTCGCCGGCGGCGTGCCCGAGGGTGTCGTTGATGGACTTCAGGCCGTCGGCGTCGGCGACCAGGACGTGCAAGTGCTCGCGGTGGGTGCGGGCGAGGCGTGCGGTGCGGTCCATGAGGACGTCGCGGCCGGGCAGTCCCGTCAGCGGGTCCTTTCGGGCAGCGTCCAGTTGGCGGCGCACGCGCACGTCGTCGGCGAGCAGCGCGGCCAGCGCGAGCGGCACGGTGGCTGCGACGATCAATGTGCGGGACCGCTGACGTAATGCGGTGGTGGCAGGCATCATGGTTCTCCTGTTCTCGCCCCTCGGGGCGGAATCGAGAGAGGCGCACCCCGAGCTGTGCAGGCCGTGGGGTGCGCCTCTTGCTGTGATCATTCGTGTCCGGTCGGGCCTTGTGGTCGGGCATGCTGGGTGGTGCTTCCGTCTCGTGACGGGGATAGGAAGTACCCGGGTCGGCCGACTGCGCCCTAGCCGATGCTGCGGCCGTCCTGGGACCCACCCGGCGCGGAGGGGATCACGCCGCCAGGTCGTGGCGCTCCTGCACGTGGCGGGCATCGGAGAGGCGGGCGGCCCCGAAACAGCCACCCCTGCTCCTTCGTCCGCATGAGCGACACCAAAGTCACGGGCATCGATCATGCGGAACCCTCCGAAGCGGCTCCCCGAGTCAGCTTGAAACGGCTCCCGCAGAAATGACACAGCCACGCGTCACAGCGCGGCGCCAGCGGCGGCCACGGCGAGCAATGCCATGGCGGTGAGGCTGAGGTCGACCGCGCGGCGGAGGTGGCGGTACTTGCGGACCGCG from Streptomyces avermitilis MA-4680 = NBRC 14893 includes the following:
- a CDS encoding GGDEF domain-containing protein, with the translated sequence MMPATTALRQRSRTLIVAATVPLALAALLADDVRVRRQLDAARKDPLTGLPGRDVLMDRTARLARTHREHLHVLVADADGLKSINDTLGHAAGDTLIAAIGHRIGAWAAVRGGLAARLGGDEFAAALFLPPAATVREIAVLRELLAQPVDHDGQTLRPAVSIGAARAVDLPDTASASRLLRGADMAMYRVKTREKPSGYVATRQDAYTPTVHGRRPGRPGTHLTVG